The following proteins are co-located in the Rhodococcus opacus B4 genome:
- a CDS encoding alpha/beta hydrolase — protein sequence MALDSRAAELIAGLQAQGLKAFEQMTVDEARAVVATFTGLQAPPEPVARVEDASHDSGGTQIPLRVYVPEGPAPHPVVLYFHGGGFVAGDLDVVDEPARAVANGTGAIVVAATYRRAPEHRFPAAADDASAALQWVAGNVGNYGGDPGNVVVMGDSAGGNLAAVTALRARDEGGPGLRGQVLIYPVIDPHAEFPSRQEFAEGYLIGAGDLDWFWGNYLSSPEDATHPYAVPSRAASLEGLPPALVLTTENEVARDEAEAYAGSLRQAGVDTDTIRFDGLLHGAFWMSGAVPRSSEMRSAVVEFVKRVTATAPVR from the coding sequence ATGGCACTCGATTCACGCGCAGCCGAACTGATCGCCGGACTACAGGCACAGGGGCTGAAGGCTTTCGAGCAGATGACCGTCGACGAGGCCCGTGCGGTGGTGGCGACGTTCACCGGGCTGCAGGCGCCGCCCGAACCCGTCGCCCGGGTGGAGGACGCGTCCCACGACAGCGGCGGAACGCAGATCCCGCTGCGGGTCTACGTGCCCGAAGGTCCCGCGCCGCACCCGGTGGTCCTGTACTTCCACGGCGGCGGATTCGTCGCAGGCGACCTCGACGTCGTCGACGAACCGGCCCGCGCGGTCGCGAACGGCACCGGCGCGATCGTCGTCGCCGCGACCTACCGCCGCGCACCGGAACACCGGTTTCCGGCCGCCGCCGACGACGCGTCGGCCGCCCTGCAGTGGGTGGCAGGCAATGTCGGGAACTATGGCGGTGACCCCGGCAACGTCGTCGTCATGGGTGACAGCGCCGGCGGCAACCTGGCCGCGGTCACCGCGCTGCGGGCCCGGGACGAGGGCGGGCCCGGGTTGCGGGGACAGGTACTGATCTATCCGGTGATCGATCCGCACGCGGAGTTCCCCTCCCGGCAGGAGTTCGCCGAGGGGTACCTGATCGGCGCGGGCGACCTCGACTGGTTCTGGGGCAACTACCTGTCCTCGCCAGAGGACGCGACCCATCCGTACGCCGTCCCGAGTCGCGCCGCGAGTCTCGAGGGACTGCCGCCCGCGCTCGTGCTCACCACCGAGAACGAGGTGGCCCGCGACGAGGCGGAGGCGTACGCCGGGTCGCTGCGGCAGGCGGGGGTCGACACGGACACGATCCGCTTCGACGGACTCCTCCACGGCGCGTTCTGGATGTCCGGGGCGGTTCCGCGCAGCAGCGAAATGCGCTCGGCCGTCGTCGAGTTCGTGAAGCGGGTGACGGCCACCGCCCCCGTCCGGTGA
- a CDS encoding flavin-containing monooxygenase: MSKTISSADVDVVVVGAGFAGLYALRKLRDTMKLSTRVFEAGSDVGGTWFWNRYPGARCDIESVHYSYSFDEDLQQEWQWSEKFAGQPEILRYLEHVADRFDLRKDITFGTRVIGVHWDDEDSVWTVRTDDGAVVRSRFFISGAGNLSVPKTPEFGGIDNFRGEVLLTGNWPREGADFTGKRVAVIGTGASGIQAIPFIAEDAAELVVFQRTPNFATPLGNGPIDPHEVAEIKSNYGEVRDAARNHFLGVPFTQVQPSALAVDAEERRRTFDERWNAGGFRLFIDSYQDILFDKAANDTIADYIRERIHERVQDPAKAATLAPTGYAYGTKRPPLETNYYEAFNRDSVSVVDVKSTPIDEITASGVRVGDRVYEVDTIVLATGFDAMTGPLMAMDIRGWGGLPLAEKWEHGPKTYLGIMVNEFPNLFLVTGPQSPSVLYNMPLAIEDHVDFATDAIDHLNRNDLGVIEPTAQAESDWGALTNEIASQTLLPETNSWYMGANIPGKPRACMVYLGGAPTYRATCEEVVAGGYSGFALTPAEARVASPVS; encoded by the coding sequence ATGTCAAAGACCATTTCTTCCGCCGACGTCGATGTCGTCGTCGTGGGCGCCGGGTTCGCCGGCCTATACGCGCTGCGCAAGTTGCGCGACACGATGAAGCTGTCGACGCGGGTGTTCGAGGCCGGCTCGGACGTGGGCGGCACCTGGTTCTGGAATCGGTACCCGGGAGCCCGCTGCGACATCGAGAGCGTCCACTACTCGTACTCGTTCGACGAGGATCTGCAGCAGGAATGGCAGTGGAGTGAGAAGTTCGCCGGGCAACCGGAGATCCTGCGCTACCTCGAGCACGTCGCCGACCGCTTCGACCTGCGCAAGGACATCACGTTCGGCACCCGGGTGATCGGCGTGCACTGGGACGACGAGGACTCGGTGTGGACGGTGCGCACCGACGACGGCGCCGTCGTGCGGAGTCGCTTCTTCATCTCCGGGGCGGGCAACCTGTCCGTCCCCAAGACGCCGGAGTTCGGCGGCATCGACAACTTCCGCGGCGAGGTGCTGCTCACCGGCAACTGGCCGCGCGAGGGTGCCGACTTCACCGGCAAGCGGGTGGCCGTGATCGGCACCGGGGCCAGCGGAATCCAGGCGATCCCGTTCATCGCCGAGGACGCCGCCGAACTGGTGGTGTTCCAGCGCACCCCCAACTTCGCGACTCCCCTCGGCAATGGTCCGATCGACCCGCACGAGGTCGCCGAGATCAAGAGCAACTACGGCGAGGTCCGGGACGCGGCGCGCAACCACTTCCTCGGTGTCCCGTTCACTCAGGTGCAGCCGTCCGCGCTCGCCGTCGACGCCGAGGAGCGTCGCCGCACGTTCGACGAACGCTGGAACGCCGGCGGGTTCCGGCTGTTCATCGACTCCTACCAGGACATCCTGTTCGACAAGGCGGCCAACGACACGATCGCCGACTACATCCGGGAGCGCATCCACGAGCGCGTCCAGGACCCGGCGAAGGCGGCGACGCTGGCCCCGACGGGCTACGCGTACGGCACCAAGCGTCCCCCGCTCGAAACCAACTACTATGAGGCGTTCAACCGCGACTCTGTGAGCGTCGTCGACGTGAAGTCGACGCCGATCGACGAGATCACCGCGAGCGGAGTCCGGGTCGGCGACCGCGTCTACGAGGTCGACACCATCGTTCTCGCAACCGGATTCGACGCGATGACCGGTCCACTGATGGCCATGGACATCCGCGGCTGGGGCGGTCTGCCGCTGGCCGAGAAGTGGGAGCACGGACCCAAGACCTACCTCGGCATCATGGTCAACGAGTTCCCGAACCTGTTCCTCGTCACCGGGCCGCAGTCGCCGTCGGTGCTCTACAACATGCCCCTCGCCATCGAGGACCACGTCGACTTCGCCACCGACGCGATCGACCACCTGAACCGCAACGACCTCGGCGTCATCGAGCCCACCGCGCAGGCCGAAAGCGACTGGGGCGCACTGACCAACGAGATCGCGAGCCAGACCCTGCTGCCGGAGACGAACTCCTGGTACATGGGCGCCAACATCCCCGGCAAGCCCCGCGCCTGCATGGTCTATCTCGGCGGAGCCCCCACCTACCGGGCCACCTGCGAGGAGGTCGTCGCAGGCGGCTACTCCGGTTTCGCGCTCACCCCGGCGGAGGCTCGCGTCGCCTCCCCCGTGTCCTGA
- a CDS encoding ATP-binding protein, which translates to MTSFIGRRREIEEARARLQQSRLVSLLGVGGVGKTRLAEELAVRSARAFRDSVRWIDLASVRDPDALPSAAAAALGVTDQSSRAVMDKVIDHLQSRHLLIVLDNCEHLLAAAGEFVGTVLAAAPEVRILTTSREPLGIAGEHTYVLPPLSTPGDIEDCRASDIAPFESVSLLVERAQSVVADFRLTDANAHAVAQLCNQLDGIPLSIELAAVRLRSLSASQLVERLDQRFALLTGGDRAALPRQQTLRALIDWSYELCSGTERLLWSRLAVFPGSFDLEAAEAISGFGALSDTPVIDVLDRLVGKSLVTVDRSTERLRYSQLMTVREYGHELLDADGERDELYRRHLEHYSARARRSSLDWCGPGQSEILAELRIDHPNLVAALDWALRDDSQRAAAAELAVALRYHWIAGGNLSDGRNRLERILHRLTEPTRERGDVLWVTAWTALIQGDRDAAREHLDECTAIATALGDDRLRANADHWAGSHAMFSGRPGDAISLFRGSIAVQRAVGDTAAALTASFELGMAQTYDGRLDDALETCRDVIEVADAHGEKWNKAYALWVSSVAYFHLGRHDDAVDAARQALRIQRDFKDKICTALSIEVLSWVAASSGDASAAATLCGAAKGVWHRLGTSVAAFGPQITDDSLTSERVASGKVGPDEFAHLAAPAVRLTIDQAVDLALGTRTEDAPATIVEPSPLTKREQEIAELLAQGLSNKQIAEALVISRRTVDGHVEHIFDKLAVGSRTQVAAWVAARAHPPAADSGR; encoded by the coding sequence ATGACCAGCTTCATCGGCAGGCGGCGCGAGATCGAGGAAGCCCGGGCCCGCCTGCAGCAGTCCCGGCTCGTGTCGCTGCTCGGCGTCGGCGGCGTGGGCAAGACGCGACTGGCCGAGGAACTCGCGGTCCGCTCAGCGCGCGCCTTCCGCGACTCGGTCCGGTGGATCGACCTCGCATCCGTTCGCGATCCCGACGCGCTGCCCTCCGCGGCCGCCGCGGCCCTCGGCGTCACCGACCAGTCGAGCCGCGCGGTCATGGACAAGGTGATCGACCACCTGCAGTCGCGGCATCTGCTGATCGTGCTCGACAACTGTGAGCATCTGCTCGCCGCCGCAGGGGAATTCGTCGGCACCGTCCTTGCCGCCGCGCCGGAGGTACGGATCCTCACGACGAGCCGCGAGCCGCTCGGGATCGCCGGGGAGCACACGTACGTCCTTCCGCCGCTGAGCACTCCGGGTGACATCGAAGACTGTCGCGCATCGGACATCGCCCCGTTCGAATCGGTGTCGCTGCTGGTGGAACGCGCGCAGAGCGTGGTCGCCGACTTCCGTCTCACCGACGCGAACGCCCACGCCGTCGCGCAGCTGTGCAATCAGCTCGACGGAATCCCGCTCTCCATCGAACTCGCCGCGGTCAGGCTGCGGTCGTTGTCCGCGTCGCAACTCGTCGAACGCCTCGATCAGCGTTTCGCGCTCCTCACCGGCGGCGATCGGGCCGCCCTGCCCCGGCAGCAGACGCTGCGAGCCCTCATCGACTGGAGTTACGAACTGTGCTCCGGCACCGAGCGGCTGTTGTGGTCGCGGCTCGCGGTGTTCCCCGGCAGTTTCGATCTCGAGGCCGCCGAGGCGATCAGCGGATTCGGGGCGCTGTCCGACACCCCGGTCATCGACGTCCTCGACCGGCTGGTCGGAAAAAGCCTTGTCACCGTGGATCGTTCGACCGAGCGACTCCGCTACTCCCAGCTGATGACGGTGCGGGAGTACGGGCACGAACTCCTCGACGCCGACGGCGAACGCGACGAATTGTACCGGCGGCACCTCGAACATTATTCGGCGCGCGCCCGCCGATCGTCGCTCGACTGGTGCGGGCCAGGACAATCCGAGATCCTCGCGGAACTGCGGATCGACCACCCCAACCTCGTCGCCGCTCTCGACTGGGCGCTGCGCGACGACTCGCAGCGGGCCGCGGCCGCGGAACTGGCCGTCGCGCTGCGGTATCACTGGATCGCCGGCGGCAATCTGTCCGACGGACGGAACCGGCTCGAGCGGATACTCCACCGGCTCACCGAACCCACCCGGGAGCGGGGCGACGTGCTGTGGGTGACCGCCTGGACCGCGCTGATCCAGGGTGACCGCGACGCCGCCCGCGAACATCTCGACGAATGCACGGCGATCGCCACGGCACTCGGCGACGACCGGCTGCGCGCGAACGCCGACCACTGGGCAGGCAGCCATGCGATGTTCTCCGGCCGTCCCGGCGACGCCATCTCGTTGTTCCGCGGCTCAATCGCCGTTCAACGCGCCGTCGGCGACACGGCGGCGGCGCTCACCGCGTCATTCGAATTGGGCATGGCGCAAACCTACGACGGCCGCCTCGACGACGCACTGGAGACGTGCCGCGACGTCATCGAGGTGGCCGACGCGCACGGTGAGAAGTGGAACAAGGCCTACGCCCTGTGGGTTTCGAGTGTCGCCTACTTCCATCTCGGCCGACACGACGACGCCGTCGACGCCGCCCGGCAGGCACTGCGGATCCAACGCGATTTCAAGGACAAGATCTGCACCGCCCTGTCGATCGAGGTGCTGTCGTGGGTGGCGGCGTCCAGTGGCGACGCGAGCGCGGCGGCGACCCTGTGCGGCGCCGCGAAAGGTGTGTGGCACCGGCTCGGCACGTCCGTGGCGGCGTTCGGCCCCCAGATCACCGACGACTCGCTGACGTCGGAACGTGTCGCCTCCGGCAAGGTCGGGCCGGACGAGTTCGCCCACCTCGCGGCGCCGGCGGTCCGGCTCACCATCGACCAGGCCGTCGACCTCGCACTCGGCACCCGGACCGAGGACGCGCCGGCCACCATCGTCGAACCGTCGCCGCTCACCAAGCGGGAACAGGAGATCGCCGAACTGCTCGCCCAGGGGCTCAGCAATAAGCAGATTGCCGAGGCCCTGGTGATTTCGCGGCGCACCGTCGACGGGCACGTCGAGCACATCTTCGACAAGCTGGCCGTCGGGTCCCGCACCCAGGTGGCGGCGTGGGTCGCGGCGCGGGCGCATCCCCCCGCCGCGGACAGCGGCCGATAA
- a CDS encoding CD225/dispanin family protein, producing the protein MTSQQQDTGADYRGPLAPPPASGLPLAVVAIIAFVPFGIVALLRSLTVHRRWERGEYDLSVRAAADARQWSIRAIALGVSIAVFAVGAALVLSTP; encoded by the coding sequence ATGACGTCGCAGCAGCAGGACACCGGGGCGGACTACCGCGGGCCGCTCGCACCGCCGCCCGCCAGCGGTCTACCGCTCGCCGTCGTCGCGATTATCGCGTTCGTGCCGTTCGGCATCGTCGCGCTTCTGCGGTCGCTCACCGTCCACCGGCGGTGGGAGCGGGGCGAGTACGACCTTTCGGTGCGCGCCGCCGCCGACGCCCGCCAGTGGTCGATCCGCGCGATCGCCCTCGGCGTCTCGATCGCGGTGTTCGCGGTCGGGGCCGCGCTGGTGCTCTCGACGCCCTAG
- a CDS encoding glycosyltransferase family 87 protein, with protein MADNRDAHSVPGAGETNSVSPAPLAKDRRSADWRDLPGRTDPLTADLSGVIGGPVGRHAVVGRSRFFTPMRAILLLAIVFLALGWFAKAPCIQQAPVGENGALGLDWSGSRQYVAMCYSDTVPLYGAERLNEGAFPYKKWWEEQAGNGQIQRRYMEYPVISGLYQYGAMTIAKSWDAVRWLPGALQVAIYFNVVAFGLALAWLVTVWASALLAGRRIWDAALIAASPLVIVHAFTNFDPLATAFAAGGLLAWSRKRPVLAGILLGLGGAAKLYPLLLLGPLLVLCLRTGKVRDWSVTALTGVGAWVAVNLPIAVLFPRGWAEFFRLNSERGADPDSVYNVISSFTGWTGFDGVLSAGEAPTVLNAVSFLLFALVCAGIGYVALTAPRRPRLTQLCFLLVAGFLLTNKVWSPQYSLWLVPLAVLAFPHRRILLAWMTIDALVWVPRMFYYLGVSNKGLPEQWFTAAVVVRDVAVVVICALIVRQIYRPGEDLVRYGFIDDMAGGVLDQAPDAQPRWLPDWLRPRVRVEATPASGVSP; from the coding sequence GTGGCCGACAACCGTGACGCGCACTCCGTCCCCGGCGCGGGCGAGACGAATTCCGTCTCGCCCGCGCCGCTGGCGAAGGATCGGCGTTCCGCGGACTGGCGGGACCTTCCCGGGCGCACCGACCCGCTGACCGCCGATCTGTCCGGCGTGATCGGTGGTCCGGTCGGGCGGCACGCCGTCGTCGGACGCAGCCGGTTCTTCACGCCGATGCGCGCCATCCTGTTGCTGGCGATCGTGTTTCTCGCGCTCGGCTGGTTCGCGAAGGCGCCGTGCATCCAGCAGGCTCCCGTCGGCGAGAACGGTGCGCTCGGGCTCGACTGGAGCGGCAGCAGGCAGTACGTCGCGATGTGCTACTCGGACACGGTGCCCCTGTACGGCGCGGAACGGTTGAACGAGGGCGCGTTCCCCTACAAGAAGTGGTGGGAGGAACAGGCCGGCAACGGCCAGATCCAGCGCCGCTACATGGAATACCCGGTGATCTCCGGCCTCTACCAGTACGGCGCGATGACGATCGCGAAGTCGTGGGACGCGGTGCGCTGGCTGCCCGGTGCCCTGCAGGTCGCGATCTACTTCAACGTCGTCGCGTTCGGTCTGGCACTGGCCTGGCTGGTCACCGTCTGGGCGAGTGCGCTGCTGGCCGGCCGCCGGATCTGGGACGCCGCGCTGATCGCCGCGTCCCCGCTCGTGATCGTGCACGCGTTCACGAACTTCGATCCGCTCGCAACGGCTTTCGCGGCGGGCGGGCTGCTGGCGTGGTCGCGGAAGCGGCCGGTGCTCGCCGGCATTCTGCTCGGGCTGGGCGGCGCCGCCAAGCTGTATCCGCTGCTCCTCCTCGGACCTCTGCTGGTGCTGTGCCTGCGCACCGGGAAGGTGCGGGACTGGTCGGTGACGGCGCTGACCGGGGTCGGCGCGTGGGTCGCGGTGAATCTGCCGATCGCCGTGCTGTTCCCGCGCGGCTGGGCCGAATTCTTCCGGCTCAATTCCGAACGCGGCGCCGACCCGGACTCCGTCTACAACGTCATCTCCTCGTTCACGGGCTGGACCGGATTCGACGGCGTCCTGTCCGCCGGTGAGGCGCCCACCGTGCTGAACGCGGTGTCGTTCCTGCTGTTCGCGCTCGTGTGCGCCGGGATCGGGTACGTCGCGCTGACGGCGCCCCGGCGGCCGCGGCTCACTCAACTGTGTTTCCTGCTGGTCGCGGGTTTCCTGCTCACCAACAAGGTGTGGAGCCCGCAGTATTCGTTGTGGCTCGTGCCGCTGGCCGTGCTCGCGTTCCCGCACCGGCGGATCCTGCTGGCCTGGATGACGATCGACGCACTCGTGTGGGTGCCGCGCATGTTCTACTACCTCGGCGTGTCGAACAAGGGGCTCCCCGAGCAGTGGTTCACCGCCGCGGTGGTGGTCCGCGACGTCGCGGTCGTGGTCATCTGTGCGCTCATCGTCCGCCAGATCTACCGGCCCGGCGAGGACCTCGTGCGGTACGGCTTCATCGACGATATGGCGGGCGGGGTGCTCGACCAGGCGCCCGATGCGCAGCCGCGGTGGCTGCCGGACTGGTTGCGTCCGCGGGTCCGGGTGGAAGCGACTCCCGCATCTGGCGTTTCGCCCTAG
- a CDS encoding transglycosylase domain-containing protein, translating into MARNQSGPGGRPPGPPPNGRKTGGGRGGEPPKGGKKTAVKKSRWKIVRRAAYACVALGLIIPILLFMAAYVVQDVPRPGDLKTNQVATIYASDGTSVLSKVVPPEGNRTEVTLDQIPKHTRDAVLAAEDRDFYSNPGFSIGGFARAARDNVLGKDSAGGGSTITQQYVKKTMVGSERSLTRKMKELVISSKMAREWTKDDILAAYLNTIYFGRGAYGIAAASKAYFNKPVDQLTVEESAVLASSIQLPSLLDPETNPEGAQARWNYVLDGMVSAGTLQQSARSVMQYPPYVPIAQVDNGNQDSGPEGLIKNQVLRELGEAGISEQLLNTEGLEITTTIDPVAQAAAVDSVRSNMEGEPENLRTGVVSVDPKTGAVRAYYGGEDGGGYDFANAGLQTGSSFKVFGLAAALDQGIPLSQMYDSSELTVNGITISNVEGEGCGTCTIAEALKRSLNTSFYRQELELDGGPQAIADMAHKAGIPKEIPGVGPSLTEPDGSGPNNGIVLGQYQSRVLDMASSYATLAASGTYHAPHFVQKVVSADGTVLLDRGGDTGEERIDKDVADNVTSAMEPIAGYSRNHNLAGGRPSAAKTGTAQLGDTGQNKDAWMVGYTPSLSTAVWVGTTDGTALENSGGAMIYGSGLPSDIWKDTMDGALEGTDVEKFPKPGAIGGQSGVPAYSAPAPTKTSAPPSSTFQLPTELVPPVVVTPSPVEILPGITIPIPGLAPRQTTPAPAVPAEPETTTPPNAGNGNGQQQVPTR; encoded by the coding sequence GTGGCGCGTAACCAGTCGGGCCCCGGCGGGCGCCCGCCGGGCCCGCCGCCGAACGGCCGCAAGACCGGTGGCGGCCGCGGTGGTGAACCGCCGAAGGGTGGAAAGAAGACGGCTGTGAAGAAGTCGCGGTGGAAGATCGTGCGACGGGCTGCGTACGCGTGTGTCGCGCTGGGTCTGATCATTCCGATCCTGCTGTTCATGGCCGCCTACGTCGTCCAGGACGTCCCGCGTCCCGGCGACCTCAAGACCAACCAGGTGGCCACGATCTACGCGTCCGACGGCACGTCGGTGCTGAGCAAGGTGGTGCCGCCGGAGGGCAACCGCACCGAGGTGACGCTCGACCAGATCCCGAAGCACACCCGGGACGCGGTGCTCGCTGCCGAGGACCGGGACTTCTACTCGAACCCCGGCTTCTCCATCGGTGGTTTCGCGCGTGCCGCCCGCGACAACGTCCTGGGCAAGGACAGCGCCGGTGGTGGCTCGACCATCACGCAGCAGTACGTGAAGAAGACGATGGTCGGTTCCGAGCGTTCGCTGACGCGAAAGATGAAGGAACTCGTCATCTCGTCGAAGATGGCCCGCGAGTGGACCAAGGACGACATCCTCGCCGCGTACCTGAACACCATCTACTTCGGGCGTGGTGCGTACGGCATCGCGGCCGCGTCGAAGGCGTACTTCAACAAGCCCGTCGACCAGTTGACGGTCGAGGAGAGCGCCGTGCTGGCGTCGTCGATCCAGCTGCCGTCGCTGCTCGACCCGGAGACCAACCCGGAGGGTGCGCAGGCGCGCTGGAACTACGTGCTGGACGGCATGGTGTCGGCGGGGACGCTTCAGCAGTCGGCCCGGTCGGTGATGCAGTATCCGCCGTACGTGCCGATCGCTCAGGTCGACAACGGCAACCAGGATTCCGGACCGGAGGGTCTGATCAAGAACCAGGTCCTGCGGGAGCTGGGTGAGGCGGGGATCAGCGAGCAGCTGCTCAACACCGAGGGCCTCGAGATCACCACCACGATCGACCCGGTCGCCCAGGCCGCGGCCGTGGATTCGGTCCGCTCGAACATGGAGGGTGAGCCGGAGAACCTGCGCACCGGTGTCGTGTCGGTCGACCCGAAGACCGGCGCGGTGCGGGCGTACTACGGCGGCGAGGACGGCGGCGGGTACGACTTCGCGAACGCCGGCCTGCAGACCGGTTCGTCGTTCAAGGTGTTCGGTCTCGCCGCGGCCCTCGACCAGGGCATCCCGCTGTCGCAGATGTACGACAGCTCGGAGCTCACGGTCAACGGCATCACCATCAGCAACGTCGAAGGCGAGGGCTGCGGCACCTGCACCATCGCCGAGGCCCTGAAGCGCTCGCTGAACACCAGCTTCTACCGTCAGGAACTCGAACTCGACGGCGGACCGCAGGCGATCGCCGACATGGCCCACAAGGCGGGCATCCCGAAGGAGATCCCGGGTGTCGGGCCGTCGCTGACGGAGCCGGACGGCAGTGGTCCGAACAACGGCATCGTGCTCGGCCAGTACCAGTCGCGGGTCCTCGACATGGCGTCGTCGTACGCCACGCTGGCCGCGTCGGGCACGTATCACGCCCCGCACTTCGTGCAGAAGGTCGTGAGCGCGGACGGAACCGTGCTGCTCGACCGCGGCGGCGACACCGGCGAGGAACGCATCGACAAGGACGTCGCCGACAACGTGACGTCGGCGATGGAGCCCATCGCCGGGTACTCCCGCAACCACAACCTGGCGGGCGGACGTCCGTCGGCCGCGAAGACGGGCACCGCGCAGCTCGGCGACACCGGGCAGAACAAGGACGCCTGGATGGTCGGGTACACCCCGTCGCTGTCCACGGCGGTCTGGGTGGGAACCACGGACGGTACGGCGCTGGAGAACAGCGGCGGCGCCATGATCTACGGTTCCGGTCTGCCATCCGACATCTGGAAGGACACGATGGACGGCGCCCTCGAGGGCACCGACGTCGAGAAGTTCCCGAAGCCGGGTGCCATCGGTGGCCAGTCGGGTGTCCCGGCCTATTCGGCGCCCGCACCGACCAAGACGTCGGCGCCGCCGTCGAGCACGTTCCAGTTGCCGACGGAACTCGTGCCGCCGGTGGTCGTGACGCCGTCGCCGGTGGAGATCCTGCCCGGCATCACCATCCCGATTCCGGGTCTGGCACCGCGGCAGACCACGCCGGCCCCCGCCGTGCCTGCGGAACCGGAGACGACGACACCGCCGAACGCCGGTAACGGCAACGGCCAGCAGCAGGTTCCGACCCGTTAA
- a CDS encoding DUF5318 domain-containing protein: MRIQRQVVDYALQRRSLLAEVYSGRTGVTEVCDASPYLLRAAKFHGKGSDVVCPICRKEQLTLVSWVFGDKLGPVSGSARTAEELVRLASTQEEFSVHVVEVCRTCSWNHLVQSYVLGTVPAPKRPRRSSPRPRPPSRRTASE, translated from the coding sequence GTGCGGATACAGCGGCAGGTGGTGGACTATGCGCTTCAGCGCCGGTCTCTCCTGGCCGAGGTCTACTCGGGCAGGACGGGTGTCACGGAGGTCTGTGACGCCAGCCCCTACCTGCTTCGTGCCGCAAAGTTCCACGGCAAGGGCAGTGACGTGGTGTGCCCGATCTGCCGTAAGGAGCAGTTGACTCTGGTTTCCTGGGTCTTCGGCGACAAGTTGGGCCCGGTGTCGGGTTCGGCTCGTACGGCCGAGGAGTTGGTGCGTCTTGCGTCCACTCAGGAGGAGTTCTCGGTTCACGTGGTCGAGGTGTGCCGGACGTGCAGCTGGAACCATTTGGTCCAGTCCTATGTTCTCGGTACCGTTCCCGCACCGAAACGGCCCAGGCGGTCGTCGCCACGGCCTCGGCCTCCGAGCCGTCGCACCGCGAGCGAGTAG
- a CDS encoding DUF1707 SHOCT-like domain-containing protein — protein sequence MASGPSPQTRARDLDRVNACSQLDAAYADGQLGAGEYHDRSAQAMSAKTLAELNLLISDLQLPSAVTEQAPVRAPGTPRRALRIAVACGAVIAVGAIGLAVTEQDGPDPVVTPAPVQVEKPLAQPEVAVPAVEPIIVGPAQPLTQDGIYALFEQYRQKFGDLTVHELGLYDEYAILSRTAPDAPDKVDRYDFRGGFKASGTRTQRLPGTGEVDLAQVDVPALVALIADAPRLIGVPDGSIGHILLADGGKGPTINVYVYDKAQTGGGYLRATLGGDVWQVNPAN from the coding sequence GTGGCCTCTGGACCGTCCCCGCAGACTCGCGCACGTGACCTCGACCGGGTCAACGCATGCAGCCAACTCGACGCCGCCTACGCCGACGGCCAGCTCGGTGCCGGCGAGTACCACGACCGGTCCGCCCAGGCCATGTCCGCGAAGACCCTGGCCGAGCTGAATCTGCTGATCAGCGACCTGCAGCTGCCCTCGGCCGTCACGGAACAGGCACCCGTCCGGGCCCCGGGAACACCCCGCCGGGCGCTGCGGATCGCCGTCGCATGCGGGGCGGTGATCGCGGTCGGCGCGATCGGTCTCGCGGTCACCGAGCAGGACGGCCCGGACCCCGTCGTCACACCGGCCCCGGTGCAGGTCGAGAAGCCGCTGGCCCAGCCGGAGGTCGCGGTGCCGGCGGTCGAGCCGATCATCGTGGGCCCGGCGCAGCCCCTCACCCAGGACGGGATCTACGCCCTCTTCGAGCAGTACCGGCAGAAGTTCGGCGACCTCACCGTCCACGAACTGGGCTTGTACGACGAGTACGCGATCCTGTCGCGGACGGCCCCGGACGCACCCGACAAGGTCGACCGGTACGACTTCCGCGGCGGATTCAAGGCGTCGGGCACCCGCACGCAGCGCCTCCCCGGAACCGGCGAGGTCGACCTCGCGCAGGTCGACGTCCCCGCACTCGTCGCGCTCATCGCCGACGCACCCCGGCTGATCGGCGTCCCGGACGGCAGCATCGGGCACATCCTCCTCGCCGACGGCGGCAAGGGACCCACCATCAACGTGTACGTCTACGACAAGGCCCAGACCGGCGGCGGCTATCTGCGGGCGACACTCGGCGGAGACGTGTGGCAGGTGAATCCCGCGAACTAG